The genomic DNA TGTTCTGGTATGGCATGGTAtagcagtttttttgtgtgcttgtggTCCACCAAACTatttgtgtgtggtgtgtgtgtttgggttggCCTTTACCGCATAAGGCACAGACAGTGGTGCCCGCTGGAGGGTGCTGGATTGCTGGAGCGTGTCATACATTTTTCTAAACCTTTTTCCCTCTCCGTCGCATGGGCACGTTTGGCAGGGCAATGCCGGAGCCCTTTGCAGACACAACCATGCGGATCACGataggtatgtgtgtgtctgtcagaccatgatgatgatgaggctAGCTGGCCGGAGGGCACCGACCGTAAGGTGGCCTTCACAATGctctgcccccccccccccccacagcAGCAGTGTGCTGTAGAACAGCACAACACAGAACGCACCTGTTTTTGGTTCTACTGCGTTGCCCTTTAATATGTAGTTTGCCGGGTGATAGTAGATGGAGGTGGTAATGGTCGATGATTTGCTAAAAGCGTACACAGCACCTAGCACAGCACATTGCACAATATGTAGCGAGTAAACCTAAACCCCCGGGTGCAGACGAATAACGGAAATATGTGGCTATCGGTTAGAATAAAATCCCCTTTTTttggtatttattttactaacaTAAGGTTAATAATGCTCCATGGGGCTATTCAAATGTTCGAAATGTCCTTCAGGAAGTTTAAAACTATTCTATTTAGACTTTTTGAGAACCCTTTTTGAGAAGTACCTTTACTGCAATAACTAGGCACACGACTTTGCACCGGCTTCAAGGCACGTTTTTCGACTGTGGAAAGCTTCGACTCGTATGCTGCTCAAGGGACGGAAATTgactcctttttttgttgttggctaTCTTCAAGGTTCTCACGTTTACGCAACTAGAACTGAACAGGCTGCAGCCAGCTTTTGCATTTTGTCCTTGCCTCTGCTCGAATGGGTGCGATAACATGCCTTTTCTTTTCGAAGTTCTAAAAAACTCATGCGAAGAACACGTACGGTAGCTTGCTTTTGGAAAGCAGCCTGAGGTAGATTAAGGCACAGAAAAATTTGCTTCTAAATGCGATTTATTGGGTTGTGTATAACACTTGTATACCTATTTTACCATAACACATACCAGTTaattagaaaatatttttacacaTTGCCCGCTCGTCTAATTTACACTttatacacagacacacacacgttcctAGTCGCAGCTGAGAAACACTTTTCCCCCTTCTCCGTTGTTTTGCTAGTTCTTCGACACAATTTCCCAGACACTTTTTAATGCACATCGCTAAACACCGCCCGACTCATCGCTAAAAATTGGCAGCTCTAGAGTGACGATAAAATTCActttcattcaattttcccttaatttatttattcttcatACTTTCACGCCCGCCCGTCTGGGTCTGGGTGCGACCCAGTGGAAGAAGAaggttattttttttgttgcacaaaATCCCATTACTAGCTTTCGTTCATCGCCAACACCGGGTGAAACGGTCTTGCTCGATTCCGTCAGCCGGCGTGTGAAATGGGCGCGCACACAACCCAACGCAAGTGTCAttcgagatgatgatgataaatttGCAAGCCCCGCTACGACTATAGGCCCCAGAGACACCGAGTGGACCCCGACCCGGTGGAGCTGTGGTaagaaaaacagggaaaagaaGGCTTGGTCTGGTAATGCAAATTAACCGAAGCTATCCATTTCCAATACGTTGAATCTCCCTGCTACTAGGGGTGGGAGAGAGGAAGGATCCGCGGTGTTTCGGCCCAGGGAAGCATCCCTGTGGTCTCATATACCTGCTGTCGTTGTTTGGACACTGGCTCCCAACAGTGGTCTAGGCTCACCGGGGCAATACTGTGCTAGGTGTGGCAAGGAAGGTTCACTGCTGCTCCAGTATGCTGTTGCTGAGCAGCTGGACTCAGAGTATATTTTTGGactaaaggaaaaacaaaacataatgaAGGAACTCCCAAGTGTTTACATGAGCGCGAAGTTTGTCCAGAAGGTGCCcaaattgttgtttgtttccatCAGTCTTCTTCCGATCACACTATCAGGGCTTATACTTCCATCTGTATTACTCCATTTTTCTCTATTGCCCATTTAACCTATCTTTATGTCTTATCTGCCGTCTATTAATGTTTTATATCTCAATTACCTCCAAATACGCGGcgcttattattttttactcATCCGCTAAAAAACGGCAATAGTTTGAAACTTTTCCTACAAACCTTTATTGCACTCACGCCGCCAGAAGAGCGCCATCCATTAAACTGATTTCGTCTGCATTACcaaacagtagcagcagtagtaccatcatcatcatcatcatggccAGTCATCATTGTAATCTTGCGCCACCAATACGGCACACTGTGAACGTTCCATCCACCCCCCCCGCAGCGACTTCTTCCACGTggccgagttttttttttgtttagcgaATGCGTTACGGCGGAAAATGTAGCGAAACGAATGAAACCATCGTCAAACTATACTTGGAGGCTAGGAAAGCAATTATAGCGAAGAGAGGTACAGCAAAGGagaaagaaaccaaaaaaaaaaaacactgttgCTAATAAAACGAAAACCCATAAATCCCATCGCATGAGTAAGCAATGTGAGGGGAATGGTGTATGGCTAGTTGGCGAATCGAACGAAAATGTAGCCACAATACGGTGAGACGTGCATATGATGCTTCTTCCATTGCTTGCGTACCACCCTCGAGGTATCGCGCAGCAAGCAGATGCAATGCGCGACAGGATAAACAGATGACGCTGCGTTGCCCTGTCCGCAGTTGGGGCCTACGTTCGTTGCGTTTTTCAACACCTTAAACCACCATAGGAAGTGCTACTTCTGTGactttagttttttttgtcgatcaGCCCGATCATCTGTTGTCTGGTGGTGAGGTGGCTATGGTCTTTGTGTTTCTGCTGGCCGGACGTGGTGTTGTATGTGTTTGAGTTCGCGTGGGGTTTGCGCAGCTCCATGAGGTAATTGGCGTTAATTAATCCATCGCGCGCTGCTGAAGGCAGGTATGTGAATGAATCAGTGTGGGTCCAACCGGCCAGCTGGGCTGTGGACATACAGTGGTAGGCAAGCAGTTTGGTTAAAAAGGGATCAAATATGTTATTTTTTACCGTATATCTTTCTCCTCTAGTTTATTAGAAGGACTCTGTTTATTTAGctttataatttgtttttcactgaGCTAACGTTCATCAACTTTTTAGAGTTCAAATACTATAGATAAGAGTAGTagtgaatcgaatcgaattaaATGTTGCTTCTGTTTGGACTTTTTTTCTGGGACTTCCTAGGGAAATAAGCAGGATTCAAAGCCATATttggggcgatccggtggccgaagcgataacggggccagttttcacacggcaggatcggggttcaaatcccatataGACCGCCacccccgtacgtagggctgactactttactacgggttaaattaagtcacagagcgccagaaatggcatgccgagatctctcgaggttgtagtgccaaggaagaagaagaaagccgTGGTTGAAATTAAGGATTAAACAGACGTCGTTTTCTTAGCTCTTTTTGGGCAACGATGATAAAGAACTGGTCCGTATTGGTTAGCAAAATGATGGGATAAATATTTCCAATAAAGGATTGTCCAAAAGGAATCTTTTGGTTGATTTTGAGGCCGGCAGAGAGTCTCTTATGTGGTTATGGCCGCTCATTCAGATTGATTGCTACACGAACGCCTTCGAGTTAGGCATTAATGGTGTGAGATGTCTATCTTGTCCAGGATATTCATAataatatttctattttttttcccttatttGACCCGAGGTTTTGCTGCATGTGAAGGATCGTACAAAACTGGCAAAAGGTGGGAATGTGTGGCCTTAATTAATAATTGGCCGATGTATAAAAGGCACGGCATAAAAGACAGGTAGGGCATATGGTGATCGAATGAAAAATCGTTAAACCCAAGCAACCTTAAGCATTGCCGACCACTGCCCTAGACACGGTCAATGATGAGCCATGATCAGTTAGCACGTTTGTCATAGTTTTCTGAAAAGGTAGAATTTTTCACCTGCCATTGAAACAGCTTTATAACTAACACTTTGCGTGGAGCAATTGCTCCATTGTAGCTAGAATTCAATGAATTGTTccataattaaataattattcgGGATTTCTCTAATCATTCTGCTACAATCTACTACAATCTAGAATGTTTGATAGTGAAATGTTTCTTAAACGAACACGTTAGCAATTAAATTCATTAATAAAATACGTGTGCGTGTAGGTGTCATTTTCTTCCCTGCTGACGGTGCGCCCTGTGTGTTACACACTACACAAACCGGTGCGAAAAAATTACAATGGAAATGCTTTTGAACTCTGCTAAAATTATGGTGGTAGTAGTACATTATCGAATTAGTAGCGGATCTGTAATGCGCGTCGGGAATGCGTGGCGTTAATGCGTTTCGTTCGAAAACGgatcgagcgaaaaaaaacaaacccaactgTTGAGCTGTTTTCATTGTGgggaaaaaatgtgaaaatcGTAGCTTTTACTGCTGTGAACCAGAACCCAGTGGTCAGCGCTGGGGGCCAAATTAGTGTGACGTTCTTATACActtcctgttgctgctgccgcatTATCGCACAAAACCGCAAATGAGGCGCTTTATCGGAGGACGGGTACGGACTGGGAGTGGGCCGGGGGTGAAGGTGTGCCAGTGTTTATTTCCATTAGTAGTGCGTCcgcagaaagaaaagcaaatccCCACCCCACCCCAGACTTACACAGAAAAAAGCATCTCTTTTTTCCGCGCTTGCAAAGGGGCCCAAAATTGTGTTTTAGCACGATGAATGAAGAAGCGACCGTTAATGGAGCAGAGCTCTTTAGTTTCAGCGCTAAACAGAATTCATTTGATCACATTGCAACCAGGACTTTGTCATCTGTAATCTGCTTTTTTGGTGGCCAAAAATTGCAATTCTTCGCCAATCTATATGCAATAACCCCCCGAAAAACACAGCTACACAGCTACACGTGCTACGGTTACCGCTGCTGACGTATGAAGCACAGGCAGAGTGCCGAATCGGTCTTCTACTGCTCCAATTAAGTCGACTGATTCATGTAAGCATGTAAGAAACGAACGGGCACGGTCAGACAAACTGTTGCACAACAGCGCGCAGATGAACTGGCACTGGCTAGCTGGCCGGACTGGACTCGTGTAAAGACACCGCGGCTACATGACGAGCTGATTCATTGTCAAGTGGCGAAGAggcaaaggaaaagcaaaaaaaaacgcacacacttacacacttcagcttgcaaGATGAAACACCGAAATGGAAGCTCTTCTTCGCCGGGGTGCAGTATTTTCACTTTAATTATACAATGCAATGCTGCATTCCTGCAAgcaatctgctgctgctgctgctttcccgCTTCGTTTGCTTTCATCGTGGCTGTGTATCTCTGTTATTGTTGAGAGCGCCGCCATCCACTTACTGCCTGCTGCCTGCGGAACTCGACACCACCAGCcgcaacagcatcatcagcgtTTGTTAGCAGAAAATGCACTTGATATGCAGCGCAATGCAATGAGACCCTCCCTTGGCACATCGTAAGCTCTCGCAAACTAGAGGGACCGTTGATCCGTTCGTCGGAGTGGATGTGCTAAGTGGACTGCTTCCTAATCGTGTTATGACAACGACATTTTACCGACATATATTTCCGTTTTACGATACCATTTAGCAGCACCGAGGGATGTAATTCAAGAAACTTATCAATTCACACCTAAGAAAGCGGTTGCCTTGGTTGCCATCCACTCCAGCTTAGCAGCCTCAGAAGGGGCGaatgtgtgaatgtgtttcTTCCGGTTTTTGGTACGCGCGGAAGTGCCGCAAGAAAATGTGTGCGAAAAACTGAACATGTGTTTGGGCATAAATGAAGCGAGGGAAAACACCTCAGATAACAAATCTTACCATTATCTCGGGAACTCTCGGATGCTggcaatgcagcagcagcgtttaggctttgtgtggtggtgtgttgaATCGATCGAGAGATGAAAACTAGCTTTTCACTATTGTTTGCACCTTGTGTCAATTGTGCGGCAGCATTGTGGAGATTGGAGAAGCTACAGTGAATGGAGCGAGCGGCACACGATGCCCATCTGTGTCCTGTTTGTTCTGTCTTTGCCGTCAGCTAGACTGGTCGGTCAATAGAGCCTACGGGGGATAATGGGTTTTGTTTCAGTTGAGAGCTATGGTTCCCCTGTTCGCTGTGTTTTTACGTTCTTCTGTAACAACGATATTCTTTCGCTCGATTCATTGTGAAGCTGGACATTCTTTCCGTGGATGGAGACTGTTAAAAGGCACGCGAAGGATACGAACAATTCATTGTGCAATTGAGTTGAGTTTGAGTTTGGGCAAAATATTGCGAGAAATTTTAGGAGTTTCCGTTGACAAAGTTACTAATACAATGCTATTTCTTTCTTATATTTTTAGAATTGCTGTAACATCACTGTCAGAAGCACAAATATTGGTGTGGAAGGAAGAATCGTCCTTACGCGGCAATTCGATACGCGCCTGACTACCAGTAAGCGTCCCGCAGTGCTAGCAAACTCCACTTCATCTACAAAACACACGACACATCTACGGACACCCCGTTGTGGCAGGatacatcatcaccagcagcgcGATCAGCCTGGGCATAGCCCAACAAACACATCTGAACTCACAAAATCTACCATCGAATCTACACCATCATCTAAACCACCGGAAcgaagagagagggagagggagagagagtgagaagatAAGCACAAAACCCCGAAGCGACCGAATCGTGAAATTAGTGTGTACACCATTTTATGCCAAAAATTTTCGTAGCGAAGCTAAGCGACGAACTCCGTGTATCGCCCGTGGTATCGTAGTGGTGGCGAAAGCAGGGCAGCGCGCGCAACCTATCCAAGCCCCCAAAAGCCGTCAGCTTTTCCTCCGATTTTCCTGTCCCTGCGAACGTAGAAGGGCGCGTAGAGAAGGCTTTTTCCCGGGGACCTAACATACTTACCTCACCAGTATACGCCACCGCGCCAACGCTggtcaatattttcaaaagtATTAAACATTTGATTGGTTTTTGCTCTTTGTatcggtattttttttttaagggcAAGGGTTTTAGCCGGTGTTGTTGTGTATTACGCTTTATCTGTTTACGCCATCCCGTgtatctgtttgtttttttgctcgtaACCTCCTGTTATTAGTTTAGTTAAGTTAGTGTTTTTAGTTGAAACTAGCCAACTCCCCGGCGGTAGATTAGCACACACGCATACCATCCAGCCACATCACAACAGCTTCCGAACAAGTACGCTTTATTTATACATTATTAATTAGACCACACCATCCTTCTgtatcggttttttttttttgctgaggATAAGCTTCCCACGGCATATCTTTGTGCGCTTCCTTTCAATTTGTctatgttatttttttttttggtttgtgaTTTCCGTAAGATGCAGCACGTACACGCTTAAAGCGAATTACGTCAACATTTAAGAAAGATatatttaacagtatttttgttatttcccTCCCATCGAGGAACGAGGTACAGTGagagatttatttattaggTACAGAAATATCTGCACTCAAACGCAACAATACAAGTGATACGCACCAAGATACCACAGCACAGTATAGGgagtatttgttttatttatcaaatTGTGCGCAGTCCTTATATTTAAGGGTATAAGATCTTAAGATAGATGTAGGAAAGGAAATCCGGGAAAGCTTTCAACGCACGTCGGAACTTTCTTCATCATCGCACAAAGACAGGAGAATTATAGGGAAAGCCCTCCCCCCCTACAAGCTTGGACAGGTAGTGCATTGATCGGTTGCTACGGTTCCGTGACGGTTTGCTGGCTTAGCTCCTCAGCTTAACCGACGACGGCTATATCTCGCCGCTAGCTAAACTATGAACTAGTTCCGCTGTCTGAGCGCGTATCTACTGTCGAGGGCACAGCgatcgaaacgaaacgatcATTCAAATACTCGCTCGTGAGGTTGATCATTCCTTGTCacgtcatcaccatcacacaTCACCTCATCCTGTCGCGTGTCGTGTCCCACCTTCCGCCGCCATTCCTCCATTTTCCTTCCGCCGCGCTCCGCTAGTATGACCCTCACGGTGTCGGAAACGGACAGCAGTAGTCTAAGGAATCCGGACATGACCGAAACTCTACCAAGCTCTGAACTATCCCTACTAGCCAAACTGGAGGCCGCCAACAAGCTAATCGAGAGCGACTCGAAGAGTCTCAACTCGCTCCAAAGCTCGGCGCACAGCCGCAAAAGTTCCGACACGAGCCAGATCAGTTTAAACTCGGGCGCCTCCTCGGTCGGTGAGGAGGATGTGTGGTCAACCTGGGCCACCATCGTCACCGACTGGGAGGCGAGCCAGAAGCGCAAAGGGCCGACGGTGAAGGAGCTGGTGCGCAAAGGCATACCGCACCACTTTCGGGCGATCGTGTGGCAGCTGCTGTGTGGAGCGTCCGACGCGGACAAGAAGCAGTACGCCGAGTACATTAAGGCGACGAGCGCTTGCGAGAAGGTGATTCGGCGGGACATTGCCCGTACCTATCCGGAGCATGACTTCTTCAAGGAGAAGGATGGGCTCGGGCAGGAGGCGCTGTTCAATGTGATGAAGGCGTACTCGCTGCACGATCGCGAGGTTGGCTACTGTCAGGGATCTGGTTTCATCGTTGgactgctgctgatgcaggTATGACTGTTGAACACTCGCGCCGGTATAAGCAAATCTACTACTTTATgttaaaaatccttttttcgcAGATGCCCGAAGAGGAAGCGTTCGCAGTGCTGGTGCAGATAATGCAGCAGTACCGGATGCGCGACATGTTCAAACCCTCCATGGCGGAACTGGGGCTGTGCATGTACCAGCTGGAGAATATCGTGCAGGAGCAAATACCGGAGCTGCATCTGCACTTCCAATCGCAAAGCTTCCAAACGTCCATGTACGCATCGAGCTGGTTCCTGACCCTGTACACTACCGCACTCAATCTCACGCTCAGCTGTCGCATCATGGACGTGTTCCTGTCGGAGGGGATGGAGTTTATCTTCAAGGTCGCGATCGCGCTGCTGACGATCGGCAAGGACACGCTGCTTTCGTTAGACATGGAAGCAATGCTTAAGGTAGGTTTTCCTCACAGTGTTTGTGAGGCAAGGAAGTTAAAGTTTTGTCCGCTTGTTTTTTGTACAGTACTTCCAGAAAGAGTTGCCGCAGAAAGTGGAAAACGACGCAGATGGACTGTTCAATTTGGCCTTCCAGGTGAAGATCAACAcgaaaaagatgaaaaagatGGAGAAAGAGTATGCCGACCTGCGCAAGAAGGAGCAGGAGGAAATGGTGGAGCTAAGGGTAGGTGGCTAACTACTCGCGTGCATCGGTTGGATCTAATGTCTtgtgattcattttttttgtagcgACTTCGAAGCGAAAACCGCTTACTCAAAAAGCGAAACGAGCTGCTCGAGGCGGAAAGTGCCGAGCTGGCCGATCGGCTCGTCCGGGGGCAGGTGTCACGTGCCGAAGAGGAGGAAACGAGCTACGCGATTCAATCCGAACTGCTCGCCCTCCGGCGGGCCCATCTGGAGGTGTCACACCAGCTCGAGAACGCAAACGAGGAGGTGCGGGCGCTTAGCTTGCGGCTGCAGGAAAATGTAAGTACGGGAAATTGAATTGCCCGAACCCGTGGACGGTTGTTGTGTAAAGACATGTCGGAGATGAGAAAAACCAATGAGGAAAATAAGCCGGTGTTGATGAttctccttccttccttctcttTGTATCTTCCCTCCATTTTTAACGCTAAATCTATTTTTGTTACGCCATTCAATGTGTGCGGATAATGCAGAATCCGGACAATTCGCTCGAATCCGTAAGTTTCGAAAGGACATGAGACAATATGCGCCCAATAAgcagatggtttttgttttgtttgttcggaATCTGAGATGCTGTAGTAGTTGAatgggaatgttttttttttcttctgattttaCACCACAATGCAAtcattcgtttcgtttttcgtacaAGTACACTGCACAGCTACGAGCTTACTACCGAGAAGCATGCAGGTAGTTCATATGCTTTGTGTTACAGATTCACAGATCTTTCACGTTCGAAGTGGGAGTTTTATATGCAATTTGCATGATACTCATCGTGCATCTACCATAAATTACAGGCAGTTTGTTACAATAATTTATATACAATACATTGATCGTTACTGTACAGACTTCTGCGCGTTGTAGTTCGATTGGAAAGTAGCAATAGAGGTGCGATtgtgttattattttccaGTGAAAATGTTTTGAGAATTCCTAGCaatggttttgcttttttttaaattattgcgTGCTCGCATGgttttttgcataattttactTTGATCGTACTGAAGTTGTGTTTTGATCAAAATTTTGTGTGcttatgttttaaaattggcaaacaattcttcaagcattttttttttcttcgattgATCTGTTGAACAAGTTTGCCTGCATGTTGTTGCGTAAAAATTGATTTACTTCTCATTTGCTAATGATAATGTTTTACTCTTCTCTTGCAAAGAATAACTCCCGACAGAACTCGTTCGATGAGTTGATTATGAAGGAGGAGGCGCTAAAGCAGCGGGACGAAATGGTTTCCTGCCTGCTGGAAGAGCTGGTCAAGGTACGGCAGGGACTCGCCGAGAGTGAGGATGTGATTCGCAACTTAAAGACTAAAATCCAAGAGCTGGAAGAGGTAAGCGGCACGTCACCCGAACCATTTGTGCAGAACCGGGGGGCATTCAATACGAATTTtcctccccctttttttccagGATAAAAAACGGCTGCGCGAAACCACCACCGACAACTCGGTGGCACATCTGCAGGACGAGCTGATTGCGAGCAAGTTGCGCGAAGCGGAGGCAAGCCTTTCGCTGAAAGATCTCAAGCAGCGCGTCCAGGAGCTGAGCACCCAGTGGCAGCGGCAGCTTTCCGAGCAGCGTAACGATCCGGCCGCGAGCAGCGATACCGGTGCGAAGAAGCTGCTGTTCTGGGAGTCGGGCCGGTCGCAGGATTTGCAGAAGCTCGAGGAAGAGCTGATGACCACCCGGATACGGGAGATGGAAACGTTGACCGAGCTGAAAGAGTTGCGGCTGAAGGTGATGGAGCTCGAGACGCAGGTGCAGGTGTCAACCAACCAGCTCCGGCGCCAGGACGAGGAGAGCAAGAAGGTAAAGGAGGAGCTGGAGGAGGCGCTCATCCGGGAGCGGGAGCTCGCGAACAAGGCGCGCGAACAGCAGCACCGCTACTCCGATCTCGAATCTCGCATGAAGGACGAGCTGATGAACGTGAAGATAAAGTTTACCGAGCAAAGCCAAACGGTGGCCGAGCTGAAGCAGGAAATTTCAAGACTGGAAACTAAGGTCTGTAGTCGCGTTTTTTTCTCGTGCGATTCGTAATAAAGTTGGTGTGTTCTTCCTCTTCCAGAACTCGGAAATGTTGGCCGAGGGTGAGTTGCGATCGAATCTGGATGAATCGGACCGCGTCCGAGATCTACAGGACAAGGTTGCCGAGCTAAAAGCGGAGGTAAGATGCACAGCCGCTAGCCTGCTAGGCGAAGCGAAGGATTCTCCCTGTACATACACAGCCGCCATGCTTCATTGCTGCTGGCGCACCACTAAACCCCACACACTTGTATTTGGAGTCAGCAGGCGTTAGAGTTTGCATTGTGTTTTAACAAGCTTCGTTAAACGTTTACACCGGTGCAAGTTAATGTGACTTATTCAAatatgacacacacacacatgctaaCCCGAGGCCGAAACGGAAGGATTGACTTTTCCTAACCCTAACGGAATGTAATTACTTGCTCTAACGTGGTGCAGCAGCTTCTCGGTGTCATTAATATTCTCACCTACACATACACGCGCGGCAATTTCGGGAACACTACTCTCACCTAACACATCCTGTACATATGTTTCACGGAAGTATACAGTTGCCTTTCTTTTTGTCtccgtttgtttctttcttcttgcTCTGTATCGTTGGGTGCGTTTGGGTCACGTTCATCTGCTGCGTGGTGTAATCTCGTCCTTGTTGGGCGTTTGGGGGACTAACAACAATACCTAACGCTCGACGATGATTGCTTTGttcgtcggtgtgtgtgtgcgtctctctctctcggtgtcTGTAGTTTCCAACCCCAATTACCAGTCCGGAGACTGAACCATGGAAATGGATAGCGTAAGCAGCGTATGTCATTGCATCCAGCATTAACCAGTATTACGAGACTATTAgttttttacacacacacacacacgcgcgccagACTGGGCGCACTGTGGAGAGACAATTACCATAAAGCGAATCACGTGTCGAGTGAATCATCATACCCAAGCAAGGACTACGGAACGAGAAGCTCCCGAAGAACGAGAGAGTCACATTGCACAAAGcaaacagcacagcacatcTTGCAAATGGCTTCCAGGAGTGTTAACCCCCCTcagaaaaagaaacggaaCTAGATTTTAGGAGCAGCGAAGGACGCAAAGCCAACACTCTACATTATCGTACTTATAACTACTTTACTCATCTCAGCTCATATTCGTACCCAACCATAAGCGATCACCGTAGATGTGTGTAGAGCCGtgtgttgatgtgtgtgtgtgtgtgcgtgttgattAGAGATAATTGGATACcaaatgtgtgttttgcgaaacaaacaaaaagacgAGGAcgaaatca from Anopheles stephensi strain Indian chromosome 2, UCI_ANSTEP_V1.0, whole genome shotgun sequence includes the following:
- the LOC118502843 gene encoding ecotropic viral integration site 5 ortholog isoform X1, which encodes MPLLPICLQRSSWVKLEICCSETHVNVCPWCRQPSLRRCRNRRWNCCNITVRSTNIGVEGRIVLTRQFDTRLTTTKLEAANKLIESDSKSLNSLQSSAHSRKSSDTSQISLNSGASSVGEEDVWSTWATIVTDWEASQKRKGPTVKELVRKGIPHHFRAIVWQLLCGASDADKKQYAEYIKATSACEKVIRRDIARTYPEHDFFKEKDGLGQEALFNVMKAYSLHDREVGYCQGSGFIVGLLLMQMPEEEAFAVLVQIMQQYRMRDMFKPSMAELGLCMYQLENIVQEQIPELHLHFQSQSFQTSMYASSWFLTLYTTALNLTLSCRIMDVFLSEGMEFIFKVAIALLTIGKDTLLSLDMEAMLKYFQKELPQKVENDADGLFNLAFQVKINTKKMKKMEKEYADLRKKEQEEMVELRRLRSENRLLKKRNELLEAESAELADRLVRGQVSRAEEEETSYAIQSELLALRRAHLEVSHQLENANEEVRALSLRLQENNPDNSLESNNSRQNSFDELIMKEEALKQRDEMVSCLLEELVKVRQGLAESEDVIRNLKTKIQELEEDKKRLRETTTDNSVAHLQDELIASKLREAEASLSLKDLKQRVQELSTQWQRQLSEQRNDPAASSDTGAKKLLFWESGRSQDLQKLEEELMTTRIREMETLTELKELRLKVMELETQVQVSTNQLRRQDEESKKVKEELEEALIRERELANKAREQQHRYSDLESRMKDELMNVKIKFTEQSQTVAELKQEISRLETKNSEMLAEGELRSNLDESDRVRDLQDKVAELKAELTAIKSRGTALNLRKIKSTSIQSIDSNEIDFAEIQLSSKMNIPGQQQQQQVAAAAAASSGSPS
- the LOC118502843 gene encoding ecotropic viral integration site 5 ortholog isoform X2, whose translation is MPLLPICLQRSSWVKLEICCSETHVNVCPWCRQPSLRRCRNRRWNCCNITVRSTNIGVEGRIVLTRQFDTRLTTTKLEAANKLIESDSKSLNSLQSSAHSRKSSDTSQISLNSGASSVGEEDVWSTWATIVTDWEASQKRKGPTVKELVRKGIPHHFRAIVWQLLCGASDADKKQYAEYIKATSACEKVIRRDIARTYPEHDFFKEKDGLGQEALFNVMKAYSLHDREVGYCQGSGFIVGLLLMQMPEEEAFAVLVQIMQQYRMRDMFKPSMAELGLCMYQLENIVQEQIPELHLHFQSQSFQTSMYASSWFLTLYTTALNLTLSCRIMDVFLSEGMEFIFKVAIALLTIGKDTLLSLDMEAMLKYFQKELPQKVENDADGLFNLAFQVKINTKKMKKMEKEYADLRKKEQEEMVELRRLRSENRLLKKRNELLEAESAELADRLVRGQVSRAEEEETSYAIQSELLALRRAHLEVSHQLENANEEVRALSLRLQENNNSRQNSFDELIMKEEALKQRDEMVSCLLEELVKVRQGLAESEDVIRNLKTKIQELEEDKKRLRETTTDNSVAHLQDELIASKLREAEASLSLKDLKQRVQELSTQWQRQLSEQRNDPAASSDTGAKKLLFWESGRSQDLQKLEEELMTTRIREMETLTELKELRLKVMELETQVQVSTNQLRRQDEESKKVKEELEEALIRERELANKAREQQHRYSDLESRMKDELMNVKIKFTEQSQTVAELKQEISRLETKNSEMLAEGELRSNLDESDRVRDLQDKVAELKAELTAIKSRGTALNLRKIKSTSIQSIDSNEIDFAEIQLSSKMNIPGQQQQQQVAAAAAASSGSPS
- the LOC118502843 gene encoding ecotropic viral integration site 5 ortholog isoform X3: MPLLPICLQRSSWVKLEICCSETHVNVCPWCRQPSLRRCRNRRWNCCNITVRSTNIGVEGRIVLTRQFDTRLTTTKLEAANKLIESDSKSLNSLQSSAHSRKSSDTSQISLNSGASSVGEEDVWSTWATIVTDWEASQKRKGPTVKELVRKGIPHHFRAIVWQLLCGASDADKKQYAEYIKATSACEKVIRRDIARTYPEHDFFKEKDGLGQEALFNVMKAYSLHDREVGYCQGSGFIVGLLLMQMPEEEAFAVLVQIMQQYRMRDMFKPSMAELGLCMYQLENIVQEQIPELHLHFQSQSFQTSMYASSWFLTLYTTALNLTLSCRIMDVFLSEGMEFIFKVAIALLTIGKDTLLSLDMEAMLKYFQKELPQKVENDADGLFNLAFQVKINTKKMKKMEKEYADLRKKEQEEMVELRRLRSENRLLKKRNELLEAESAELADRLVRGQVSRAEEEETSYAIQSELLALRRAHLEVSHQLENANEEVRALSLRLQENNPDNSLESNNSRQNSFDELIMKEEALKQRDEMVSCLLEELVKVRQGLAESEDVIRNLKTKIQELEEDKKRLRETTTDNSVAHLQDELIASKLREAEASLSLKDLKQRVQELSTQWQRQLSEQRNDPAASSDTGAKKLLFWESGRSQDLQKLEEELMTTRIREMETLTELKELRLKVMELETQVQVSTNQLRRQDEESKKVKEELEEALIRERELANKAREQQHRYSDLESRMKDELMNVKIKFTEQSQTVAELKQEISRLETKNSEMLAEGELRSNLDESDRVRDLQDKVAELKAEFPTPITSPETEPWKWIA